One region of Candidatus Peribacteraceae bacterium genomic DNA includes:
- the rplO gene encoding 50S ribosomal protein L15, with translation MLHELKPAPGSTRPRKRVARGNSAGGGTTGGRGTKGQQSRVGKGRKFGFEGGQTPLIRRQPKMGGFTRPRRVHYEIINLDVLEEKLSAGSYDVAALRAARIVRTSRPVKLLKGTSLTKAFTLAVHAATSGAKEALKQAGGKLQIVKRT, from the coding sequence CCGCGCAAGCGCGTGGCGCGCGGTAATTCCGCAGGCGGAGGAACCACGGGGGGGCGCGGCACCAAAGGACAGCAGTCCCGCGTGGGCAAAGGCCGCAAGTTCGGTTTCGAGGGCGGGCAGACGCCGCTCATACGCCGCCAGCCCAAGATGGGCGGGTTCACACGGCCGCGCCGCGTGCACTACGAGATCATCAATTTGGATGTGCTGGAGGAGAAGCTTTCCGCCGGCAGTTACGATGTGGCGGCGCTCAGGGCGGCGCGCATCGTGCGCACGAGCCGTCCCGTGAAGCTCCTAAAAGGAACCTCCCTCACGAAGGCGTTCACCCTCGCCGTCCACGCCGCCACGAGCGGCGCCAAGGAGGCACTGAAACAGGCCGGCGGAAAGCTCCAGATCGTGAAGAGAACGTAG
- the secY gene encoding preprotein translocase subunit SecY: protein MFRYLQQLWHSEELRRRILITLGLLFLYRLTAHINVPGTDPAALGQFLNNRNAGGAIGIFAALTGGAIDNFSIVMLGLSPYINASIIVQLATVIFPKLEALSKEGAQGQQELNRYTRWLSLPLAFVQSYGFLILLGRGTGGLNLVDTSFPGVLAPMLFVTVGSLFLMWLGELITEKGIGNGSSLIIFTGIVTEIPARVSAILMSGDTKMSAFLFFAIVSVGMLIAVVLFTDAHRLIPITYANQGAGRGVQGNIPIRLNQAGMIPIIFAISLVTFPSVFAQFLQTAPRFQGVVQFIATYLSSNNPSYTYIAAYFLLVLAFTYFYVSVTFKPKEVAENIQKRGGFIPGVRPGQQTAHLLARTSNRLNLWGGVFLGLVAIIPLLFTRYTTLSSSDLIISGSGLIIIVGVVMELIRQVNAQMLAHDYEKLV, encoded by the coding sequence ATGTTCCGCTACCTCCAACAACTCTGGCACTCCGAGGAACTGCGCAGGCGCATCCTCATTACGCTCGGACTCCTGTTCCTCTACCGCCTCACGGCGCACATCAACGTGCCGGGCACGGATCCCGCGGCGCTGGGACAGTTCCTCAATAACCGCAACGCGGGGGGCGCCATCGGCATCTTCGCGGCGCTCACGGGAGGCGCCATCGACAACTTCTCCATCGTTATGCTGGGGCTCTCGCCCTACATCAACGCGTCCATCATCGTGCAGCTGGCCACGGTCATCTTCCCCAAGTTGGAAGCCTTGAGCAAGGAGGGGGCGCAGGGGCAGCAGGAGCTCAACCGCTACACGCGCTGGCTCTCCCTTCCTCTCGCGTTCGTGCAGAGCTACGGCTTCCTCATTCTCCTGGGGCGCGGGACCGGAGGCCTCAACCTGGTGGACACCAGCTTCCCGGGCGTGCTGGCCCCCATGCTCTTCGTCACGGTGGGGTCGCTTTTCCTCATGTGGCTCGGCGAACTGATCACGGAGAAGGGGATCGGCAACGGCTCTTCCCTCATCATCTTCACGGGCATCGTCACCGAAATCCCCGCGCGCGTGAGCGCCATCCTCATGAGCGGCGACACCAAGATGAGCGCTTTCCTCTTCTTCGCCATCGTCTCCGTGGGCATGCTCATCGCCGTGGTCCTCTTCACGGACGCCCACCGCCTCATCCCCATCACGTACGCCAACCAGGGCGCGGGGCGGGGTGTACAGGGCAACATTCCCATCCGCCTCAACCAGGCGGGCATGATCCCCATCATCTTCGCCATCTCCCTCGTCACGTTCCCCAGCGTCTTCGCCCAGTTCCTGCAGACGGCGCCGCGCTTCCAGGGAGTGGTGCAGTTCATCGCCACCTATCTCAGCTCCAACAACCCCAGCTACACCTACATCGCCGCGTATTTCCTGCTCGTGCTGGCGTTCACGTACTTCTACGTGTCCGTCACCTTCAAGCCAAAGGAAGTGGCGGAGAACATCCAGAAGAGGGGAGGTTTCATCCCCGGCGTGCGGCCCGGGCAGCAGACGGCCCACTTGCTGGCGCGCACGAGCAACCGCCTCAACCTGTGGGGTGGCGTCTTCTTGGGGCTGGTGGCCATCATACCGCTGCTCTTCACGCGCTATACCACGCTCTCCAGCTCCGATCTCATCATCTCCGGCTCGGGGCTCATCATCATCGTCGGGGTGGTCATGGAGCTGATCCGGCAGGTCAATGCGCAAATGCTTGCGCATGATTACGAGAAGCTCGTGTAA